A stretch of DNA from Doryrhamphus excisus isolate RoL2022-K1 chromosome 6, RoL_Dexc_1.0, whole genome shotgun sequence:
AAGAGTCTTACCACAGCTGGAAGTTTGCCGCTTGTGTGGAGTCGCAGAAGTCGATGCCCATCACGGCTGTCGCCGACTCCCCCGGAGGCAGCAGGTCTGTGGGCAAGCACGGAAGGATGTTTAAAAAGGGAATCGAAAAAACAGCCCAACGTTTTGTCTCCACTCACCGATCTCTGGGAACTCTTTGACCCTCATCCCGGACTGCAGTTTCACGTCCTCGATGTGCAGGTTCTTGGCATCGGCGGTGGCGCTGTTGCTGAACTGCATCTGCACCGCCACCATGTTGGCGTCGGCGCCGAAGGGCTGCCGGCTGAAGCAGTACTCCACCGACAGTCCCTCCCCCGTGATGCGGTGCAGCAGCTCGTAGCTCTTCTGGGCGCTGCAGGGTGAGATGGCCTGCGAGAGGAGGAGTCATCAACTACTTCCTTCCAtcaataacaatacaataacaaaagtgTGTACACTGACTGGAATTCATCCTCAATGGGTGTGCTGACCTTTTTCAGTCCATAGTAAATCtacactgctatacaagctgtacattaACTCCTCTAAGTATACATATTCTTCCTTGATACACTGTATTACCATGGGCGAGAGAACGCTGTCGGACAAAGACAAGCCCTCCAGGTCGGTCACCAGGCTGTTGGATAGAAAGGAGCTGACGGGTGTCACTTGAGGCGAAGGCGCAGGTTCAACTGAGAAGAGACAGACTTGTCATGTGAGCAGAAGTCAAACTTATTCCCTGCCTTGttgctgccatggcaaccagtAGAGTACATTCAATAAACAAGTGTGgtggatgggaaaaaaaaaaggagaagctTACAATCGTCAAGGTCGAGTAGCGACATTTCTTTCTTGCTGTCTTTTTTGACGGGCTTGGGAGGAGCTTTGGACTCGGCCGTCTGCATGAAGAGCAAAGATGACTCCGTCACAGTCCAGGACATATCCCACAAGAGCCGAGTCCAtacctttttcttctttctggCCTCCACCTCTGACTCTGAGTCTTCAGATTCCGATTGGCTGCTCTCAGAATCACTTTCATCATCTTCGTCCGATTCCGACTCGGAATCGCTTTTGCGTTGCTTGCTCTTCCTCACACGTGTCCTCTCTTCCTCCTCACTGCTCATAATGTTCACGTTCATGTCATTAGAATTTGGGTGGGTGATGATGAAACATTAAAGCGTCTACCTTTCACTTTCTTGCACCGGCTTCTTGAAttctattttcttcttcttctctttgttgtcttcttcttcctcagaCTCGGAAGCTTCTTCGCTCTCCTCACTCTCTGATCCTGAGCCACTTTCTCCACTCCTGCTGCCGCTCTCTGAGCCACTGGAGGAGTACGACTCTGGACAGTAGAGAAAGGACCAATCAGAAGAGGCTAAACAGCTAGGTGGTGTGGCTTGGAAGTGGCTAAAGCGAAACACCACTGCAAGCTTGGGAATGTCGCCTAAGTCTGGCTGAAATGATGTACTGTGCTTCTACACTGAGACACGACGCACAAATTCTCACAAACCTTTCCCCAAACTCACCACTGTCGGCAGACTCGGTCGGGCCAGATTCGCCCTCGGAGTCCGAGTAGAACGGCTTCTCCActttcttctccttcctcttctCCCGGCTGCTGCACTTGGTCCACTCGGGCACCTGGAGGGCCGAAAGGTGAGCATCAGGCCAGGGCGACAAAGCTCCGAGACAGGAGCAGCAAACGTGGGctggcaacagcagcagcacggCCATGGAGGGCAGACAGATGAAGCCAGCTGTCCCGCCTGCTGCAGCGAAGTCTAGTCGGGCAACAAAGACGGCCCTGATAACAAATGTCGGTCAAGATGGATGCAAGCACCAGGTGATGGCTTCATGGCCAGTTGCGGAGATGGGTGTTTTTACATTCCATTAAGAGAAGTGATGTCTTTACTTAAAGAGACCCTCTTTGTGCGATCACACTACAGTCAGCTAATGAGAGCGGACAAAACACATTAAAGCGTCTCCCTAAGAGGGCCTTCTACAAAAGAATCACTTCTTTAATGGCAGAGGAGAATGAGGGAGGCGGGAGGAGGGCGTTGTGTTGGAGGTGGCGTTCAGCTGAGCTAAGCACAGAACAGCGACTAGATCAGGCCAAGGTGGAGCAGGACGGGGGagcgggtgggtgggtgtgtgtgtgtggggggtgggggcttcAGAAGCACTGGGGTGGGGTTGCCGCTAAAATGGTTGGCTGTGGCGCTAACTGACTCACGCTGGTCAATGTTGTGACTCGTTCAAGCAGCGTAAATACCTGGCGGACGTGGGGGGAAGAAAAGAAAGATGGGGATGGAGGTGAGATGGAGGGAAGATTCaagagaagaaaacaaaaaaagaaaaacatcaggAGATGTAACGAGACAAGCAAAGGAAGGTTTCTGGGTctagaaaggggggggggggatcgtGACAACAGTTCAGATACAGAGACAAGAGCTGCAAATGATTAACTATTTCCCCTCCATTTCACAACAAAAgcacagtggaaaagtggttatTTTAAAAAGGCACCACAGCAATCTTTACCAACGGGGTCGGAACTTTGGAACTACACATGCAGACACAAAAATAACTCAATTCCCACCACATTTGTGACGGTTTCACAAATGCAAATTTCATGCAAAATTAATTTGAtgcaaatgaggaaaatattggAGGTTCTTTGTTGACTCCGCTGCTCTCTAATCTTGTCGTTTTTCCTCGCCTCTGTCGCCAAGGTGCTGGCTCATGTAAGGTTTCTGTAACTACTCTGACATGTGAGGAGCATGGTTTCTGTGTAGAAAGTCCCATAACATTGGTTGTGATCTTTAGCCAAACATAATGATTTTACTTCCTGTCGTATTTTGATGGGCATTTCCTTATGTCCGTACGGTTCCTTGGTGGTGTTCTATCATATGCAACATAACTATCATAAGCCTGTCAGTGAAAGACTGTGAAAGGAAAGACAGAGCAAACAACCACCACACTCCCAAACCTAAGGGAGAGCACCTCTCGCCAGTCTCCCAGCAATCCGATTCGCCCCTCGCCGGTAGATATGATTTCCTCTGTCTGCGTGGGAGGTTAAGACATCCTGTCAGAAAATCCCGCTAGCCAGATTTCTTTGATAGGTTCAAAGGTTTCCCAACAACAACCTTCTCTTGAGATTCATGTCTTATATTCTGCATGGTTAAAAGAAACATAACTACACAAATCAAAGTTTGACCTTGTCCCCTAAATTCAAAATCAAGTCTTGATTTTGACATAGGAAGTTCTGCTCAAGTTTTgatttgagtaaaaaaaaacaacacatcatcaATTATGAGGAACCAATGGCACATGGACAGTCAGGAGTCTGATCATGGACACTAATCTCCGTCATCTACAAAGAATATAATAAGTTCAATGGAACCTACTTTTCTTGAAAAATGTACACGAGAAGTCAAACAAAGAAGTAAACCAGCGTCATGAACAGGTTGTGTTGGATTTTGAAGGTTTGACTATTTCTAGAAAAACAACCCTCGGGTCATCTTCAGCATACTTTATAGACGGTGCCTGACTCCATGTCCTCTCCGATGTGCTACTGGCTCAAATATGGGTGACAAGACAGCAGGGGGTGGTGGGGAGAGGCGAGTGAGCTGCTGCACAACAGAAGTAATTGCAGCAGAGAGGACTTTCTTTGTCTGGTTAtcactccccccaaaaaatagaCAACATCTGCTTTGTGAGGCCTCCTCCTCCATGGATCAGCAGATGGGAGCAAAGTAAAGAGGGTACACATGAGCGGTGAGTGAGTGGATGATTTCGAACGTAAAGGCCTGCTGTTTGAGCCATCTGGAGCAGGAGCTACACTCGCTCCCCTCCGACCGTCAGTGTGACTCTGTATGTTACTGTTGCCACTGCACGCACAGACTCCTTCACCTCCACGTTGCGCACGGAGGGGTCTGGGGCAGCTTCAGGCCAATCAGGCAACTCCTGGTAGCCCCCGGCTTTGGCGTTCAGCAGGTGGGACAATGAACCCAACTGGAAGTGGTCTCGATCTGGAGAGGGACGGATGGCGCTTAAGAGTCGGACAAGTGACAAAAATACAGCTTGGCATCTTAGATGGCCTCTGTACCTTTAAATGGAGACTCCAGGACGGGCGCAGGCTTGAGGGCGAGGAACAGTTTCTTGGCGTACTTGCTGAGAGCACCGCTCTTCTCAGTGGGCACAATGAGCTGGCGAATGAAGCGCGCCCGATCACGAATGTCGTAGTTCTGGTCGTATTTGGCCAGGTTGAGGACGTACTGGGTCAGAAGTTTGGTCTGTAGGTGGAACGAATGAGGGGAGGTTATTTTAATTGGAAGGCGGGAAGgaaacattcatacctatggacaatttggagtcgtcaattaacctagcatgtttttggaatgtgggaggaaaccggagtacccggagaaaccccacgcatgaAAACCCatccatgcacggggagaacatgcaaactccacacaaagatggctgagggtggaattgaacttgggtctcgtaACAGTGAgaccagcgtgctaaccactcacccgctgtgcagcccaaaacagagcattcattcattcattttctaccgctttttcctcacgaggctcgcggggggtgctggagcctatctcagctgtcttcgggcgagaggcggggtacaccctggactggttgccagccaatcacagggcacatatagacaaacaaccattcacactcacattcatacctatggacaatttggagtggccaattaacctagcatgtttttggaatgtgggaggaaaccggagtacccggagaaaacccacacatgcacggggagaacatgcaaactccacacagagatggctgagggtggaattgaaccctggtcttctagctgtgaggtctgcgcgctaaccactcgaccgccgtgccgccctgttatGAATTTTTTGAGTTTTAAATTTAGCAATAAGGACACAGTGGAAGAGCACATTGACGAGTTGTGGACATGACCATGTACCTGCTTGGAGTTGGTGAGATAGAGCTTGGCGGCCAGGTTGAGTATCTGCAGCTTGACAATGTCCTCCTCGTTGGTGAAGGACTTTGCCATCTTCCTCAGGACGTCTGGGGCTATCTTTGGTACATGCTCACAGTATTCTCCAATCAGCCACAGAATGCTGGCTCGCGCCATCGGCACCTATCGTTGGCGTCCATGACAATTACTACAAGACATGAGCTGGTGATCTACTATACACTCACCTGGATGTTGTCCGTCAGCTTGGCCATGTGCTTGATGATGTCGCTGTGCTTCTCGGGCTGCATCTGCAGCAGCTTTTTGATGACCACCACAGACTCGGCCACCACTAACTCTGTGGAACAGGACATAGATACGTGTTGATATTCCACTTAAAGAAAGAACAGGGAGACCCGGCAGTCATGCGCCTCTCAGGCTTTAACATACTCACCGTCTCTGTTGGACAGCAGCTGCACCAGGCCGTTCAGACACGTGTCCCTCACTTCCCCTATGTTGGTGGCACAGCGGCCAATGGCTTGGATGGTGGCGGCGACAAAGTCCTTATCCATGCTTTTGATGTACGTCTGCCCAAGACAGATAACTCAATCAGTACACGGCTCCTTGTTGATGTCAGGACTAGAATGTACCTGGAACTCTCTGAGAATGGTGGAGATGTTGGTTTCGTTAGCCAGATTGGTGAGAACCTCCAGCtgcaaaagacaaaacaaaacatccatgcatgctaggttaattagcgactccaaattgtccataggtatgaatgtgagtgtgaatggttgtttgtctatatgtgctctgtgattggctggcgaccagtccagggtgtaccccgcctctcgcccgaagacagctgggataggctcaattTCAagtggactataggggtgttatttcatgtctagagggctctaatgatgttcaacagtatttagaaggctgtaagcaggttttctatgctctaattatgaaaatattccaaattcacttatcaattaatgaattccaacaacatgctaggttaattggtgactccaaactatccataggtatgaatgtgagtgtggtgtgaatggttgtttgtctggcaaccagtccagggtgtaccccgcctcttgcccgaagacagctccagcatgcccgcaaggataagcggtggatggatggatggatggatggagatggtgTTTCACGAATGTGGGAGTCAAATACACACAGGAAATATCAATGATCTCGATATCATCAAGTGCACATCACGCCTCTAAGTTCTAAGGATGGTGTGCAGGGGGCGGAGCATTATGCACGTTTCAGAGAGCTAAAAACAGCGAAATGCAACAAATGTTGGCAGGTTTGTGTCTCCAACTGTTTACTAATCCTTCCCTGTCATTTCACCATGTCAGCTATCTTTTCCTGTACATTTCATGCTCCTTTGATTTTCCCGCTTTGGGGGTTCCTGCCTCCTTGATTCATCTTGCCGTTTTTGAGTGTCATATTGAAAGTACCAACCTTGAGGATTTTAATCTGGGTCGGGTCTGTGGAGCGTATGTAGAAGCTCTTCAGGTATGGTTCAAACATCCCCTGGGACAAACACAAGGAGGAGAGATTTTaagtaacacaaacacacaatgacacacacacacacataaagcgCCTCTCACCCTTCTCTTGATGGTCATAGTGGCCACATTCTGAAGAACCACATACTGGACTTCACTGGAACAAAAGCAGCACACTTTAAAGGTGTAGACGATGCATCAGTTGGCAATTAATTATGAACTTTAAGCCCACCTGTGACTCCGCAGAAGACGCACCAGAGCCTTGGCGATCACCCCGACTTCTGCTTTGGGGGCAAGATGGAAGTAGAGCTGAGCCACAGCCATCACCACCTACAGCAGAGAAAAGGGGACAAACAAAAACTAATCAATTCAACTGGATTGGTCGGGAGTAATCACAGAAAGCTGCTACctcattttgctcattttgaACAAGCCCTGAAATTGCCAAATATGGTTCACAACGTCATAAGAGCTCGTTATGGAAGGAGAGCATTGAGGTTTTTAGTCATTTCCTTCAAGAAAGTGTCCTCATCTCAGAGTGAGTGGTTCATTCTGGTGATACTTGACGACACTCCAGCAGTTTGTTGACATGGAGCAAGGTCAAGCCTCTGGGGGTTGGGGGGCTTACAGCTGCATTGCGGCTCTGCAGAAGCGGCTTGGTGTTCCTCAGCAGCAGCCTGTGGTCGGGATCCATCACGTACGGCTTCCTCTTGGCCATGGCGGCGGCCTCggccttcttctccttctcctcctcatcttcgTCCTCATCGTCATCAGAGCCGTAGAAGGTCTTCTCACCGCCCTCCTCCAGCAGGGACTCCTACATGAAAGAATTAATAACTAGAAGGTTAAAAGGTCAACTGACTACAGGATATAAAATGACATCAAACTCACGTTGATGTTTGGGTTGAGGAATTGGGTTCTAGCGTAGCGGGTCAGCATGTTGATGATGACCACCTGACCCCATTCTTCCACATCGATCAGGAGGTTACACAGCTTCCTGTAGTTCTTGTGGATCAGGTCAATCCGCTCAGGGCACACCTCCTCAAAGGCCATGACCACGCTGCCCGCCACCAACTGGGACAGTAGATGTTCGGTGTGTAGATAAGCACTCGGGTTAGTCCTTCTTGCAGATATTTACTACATGTTGGGTTAATGACGCACGTAACATTTGACTGtctggttgtttgttttttaggatGAATCAAGGAAAAACTCACAGTGGTTTTGTCAGCAAGGAGTTTCTCAATGACTTCAATCAGCTGGTCTTTCTGTTCTGGATCCAGACTGAGGACACACAAGAATCAATAGCGGATTTATTTGTTGTGGAGACGTcattttcccccaaattccATTCTCCAATGTTCTGTGAACTTTGTAGCTGTGGCCTGCTTAGAAGTGTACCTGTAGAGTTTGGGGATGGCGTGGGCAGCCGTCTTCCTGACGTACGGGGACATATCGGACGCGGCCTCTTTAATGGCCAGCATCATTATGGGAACGATGATGGTGACTCGGATGCTAGAGAGGACCCGCAAGGCACTAGCTCTGATCAGCTGGTTGGGATCCTGCAGAAGCAAGAAAATTCTTAACCCGGCCCCGGCTTAAGGCTTTGTGCTTTTGTGCTCTACCTTCAAGCCTCGCTGAAAGGTGGAGATGGAGAGCAGCGCAAGGTCTTGCTGCTCCTCGGCGTACCGCACCAAGTAAACGTAAACCAGCTTCTTCACCTGGATGGAGCACAGAAGGGGAAAAAAGATTACTTTCACCCGACAAAACAGTGAAGTGAGCCGATAAAGCGCGGTGGGAGGAAATTGCTATTTCATTCGAGTAAGATAAAGCCAAACCACATGAGGCTGTAAAACTGTGATAAGCGAGTGCATACATTACACTGAGAGGAGGGAGGAATTATGCATACCTCAATATTTTTACACGCCACATTTTTCACCACAGCGGGGAAAAGGTCTGATGCGTTTTTACCTCGAGCAATCATCTGTGGAGAGGAAACGAAACACAAAAGCACAAACTCAGGATTTCACAAGGTGACATCACGGCACACAGGATTTGGACTTTCATATCTTTTCTACTTGTGCTCCTGCAGGAATACTGACTGAGCAAGGAGTTGCAGCATTATGAATATTTCACAGCTCACAGCGTCCTTCTCGTGGCAGTTTATCCCCACTTTATGTAAGCCTCTGACAGTGAAGTTTCAGGATTTTAGATGCTGTAAAGCTTTGGAGCAACTCTAACATGAAGATGATGACTACTCACGGCCACGATGCGTTTCATCGCCTCCAGCTTCAGCGAGTCTTTGTTGCTGTCCAGCATCTCCTTCAGGTCATCATGTCTAACaaagaaaaagacacaaaatgatccacaaaaatgaaacagaaaTAGACATGTTGGATAGACGGTATGTTTATGGTTTAACTGGTAAAAGCGTCCATCGTGGAAGATGTGGACAGTATTAAGGTGGACCGACCCCTTTGTCAGACCTAAAtccaaatttttacatttttcgtGAGACATCTTGGACAATTCTATGCAGCCGATTGCAAACCTGCCATGAAGAAGTCACACGCCAGCCTTGTGACTATGCTCCTGTTGGTCGACAACAAAGAGAAGAGATGGGGAAGAAGTGTGAAAGATGAGGAACGGCAGCAGTGTAGCAGCGAGAGTAGCCAATCTAAACTTGAGCAGAATGAAAGGAGCGAGTAAGGAGGTAGAAAAGATGAGGAGGTGATGGGAAGGCATAATGTTAAGGACAGGAACATGGAAGAACAGAAATGGCTGTGGTAAACTTTGATTTATTTAGTGAGATATGGTGAGAGCATGGCCGTACTCCATAGAGTGATGGTGCGTAGGATGACTTCTGTTGTTTAAAAGAGGAAAGGAACCAGGACGTAATAGTGAATGGTGAAAGTTGAGGAATGACACTTGCTGTGAGGACTTCAGAAATACGGTGAGAGAGGCTCTTTGTGGTAGCGAGATCTGAAATACAGCAAAAGCGATGAGGAAAACAGGCCGGAAGGTGCTAGGTGCGTCATCCAGACAGAGGCAAAATGATAAGGAGACTTGGTGGTGAAACAAAAAGGTCCAAGAACGTTTAGCTCCAAAAAGACCAGCAAAGAAGAATTAGGATAGCAAGaggcatggtaatggtaatggtttaatttcatttgaacatcagattacaattgaatgcatcccataatcagttcccagttccacatctccaaaaggagtaggaagaagcaaagcttattaaatcctacccctccatctgatacttttacaatcagtaactgttacatttgttcacttcctgctttccataatacagttttttgattgtttgtttttgtaataatgatatgagcatccaatgccataatgggtaccatagtaagtgtcaatatagtgatatatatagcacatcacgactggttcaagactcttcatccttgtatttagcaaacatcaactgcttgtattgtttcttgaattggctcatcgttgtgcattgtttgaggtccttactcaatcctcGATGAGGAAAGTAGACAGCAGTGCAAAGATATGAAACGTGCAGCGGAGATTGCAGTGGCAAAGACTAAAAGACAGCCTTTTCATGGGTTGTTTGAGAGACTAGAGAATAAGGAGAAAAGGATGTGCACAAATTGGCAAGGCGGAGAGAGCGTGATGGGAAGGATGTGCAGCAGGTTAGGGTGATCAAGGACATGTGGAAGAACGTGGAGGAATGAGCTGGATAGGAGTCAGTCGTAGCAAGAGGTGAggaaggtggaggagtttaaagGAAGTTCTTTGTGTCAGTTGGTCAGACTGAGGGCAGGCAGGGCGGAGAAGAGTATCAGGAGTCCTGAATAACTCAGCAGTGAAGGGAAAGATTTACAGTAGAGTATTGAGACCAGCCCTGATGTACGGTCTGGAGACGACGCTTCGATTTCCACAGGACGGAGTTTCTAAACGCGGTTCGAAGAGGACATGCAGACTGGCAGAAGAAGATGTAAAGGACAGGGCAAGATGGAAACATGTGATCCGCTGTGGCCATCCCTAACAGGACAAGCCAGAATAGTGTTAGCAAGGTTAGCCCCTGGAAATAAT
This window harbors:
- the LOC131130800 gene encoding AP-3 complex subunit beta-2 isoform X1, whose amino-acid sequence is MTAMQKLLQLPVNAVNMVKTVQSQVQGLEEDKSPVLTPDGGQQAWYSALRPDELRHLRSGGIAGSGGGDGGRDQEERAPLEDGGGSSGSSQPLRHDDLKEMLDSNKDSLKLEAMKRIVAMIARGKNASDLFPAVVKNVACKNIEVKKLVYVYLVRYAEEQQDLALLSISTFQRGLKDPNQLIRASALRVLSSIRVTIIVPIMMLAIKEAASDMSPYVRKTAAHAIPKLYSLDPEQKDQLIEVIEKLLADKTTLVAGSVVMAFEEVCPERIDLIHKNYRKLCNLLIDVEEWGQVVIINMLTRYARTQFLNPNINESLLEEGGEKTFYGSDDDEDEDEEEKEKKAEAAAMAKRKPYVMDPDHRLLLRNTKPLLQSRNAAVVMAVAQLYFHLAPKAEVGVIAKALVRLLRSHSEVQYVVLQNVATMTIKRRGMFEPYLKSFYIRSTDPTQIKILKLEVLTNLANETNISTILREFQTYIKSMDKDFVAATIQAIGRCATNIGEVRDTCLNGLVQLLSNRDELVVAESVVVIKKLLQMQPEKHSDIIKHMAKLTDNIQVPMARASILWLIGEYCEHVPKIAPDVLRKMAKSFTNEEDIVKLQILNLAAKLYLTNSKQTKLLTQYVLNLAKYDQNYDIRDRARFIRQLIVPTEKSGALSKYAKKLFLALKPAPVLESPFKDRDHFQLGSLSHLLNAKAGGYQELPDWPEAAPDPSVRNVEVKESVFTLLERVTTLTSVPEWTKCSSREKRKEKKVEKPFYSDSEGESGPTESADSESYSSSGSESGSRSGESGSGSESEESEEASESEEEEDNKEKKKKIEFKKPVQESESEEEERTRVRKSKQRKSDSESESDEDDESDSESSQSESEDSESEVEARKKKKTAESKAPPKPVKKDSKKEMSLLDLDDFEPAPSPQVTPVSSFLSNSLVTDLEGLSLSDSVLSPMAISPCSAQKSYELLHRITGEGLSVEYCFSRQPFGADANMVAVQMQFSNSATADAKNLHIEDVKLQSGMRVKEFPEIDLLPPGESATAVMGIDFCDSTQAANFQLCTHTRKFFVSIQPPIGELMKPVFMTENEFKKEQETLLQRLGQLMGMNEITEKLTLDGKCRNEHTIVQRVTAAANLSRVPCGSDKECRFAGRAVTSGSLVLVTVATKEEGGAQLTVNCEKMVIGTMLVKDILLALTQ
- the LOC131130800 gene encoding AP-3 complex subunit beta-2 isoform X9 → MSASSAFNDEKGGSSSVGEPEYGHDPASGGIFSSDYKRHDDLKEMLDSNKDSLKLEAMKRIVAMIARGKNASDLFPAVVKNVACKNIEVKKLVYVYLVRYAEEQQDLALLSISTFQRGLKDPNQLIRASALRVLSSIRVTIIVPIMMLAIKEAASDMSPYVRKTAAHAIPKLYSLDPEQKDQLIEVIEKLLADKTTLVAGSVVMAFEEVCPERIDLIHKNYRKLCNLLIDVEEWGQVVIINMLTRYARTQFLNPNINESLLEEGGEKTFYGSDDDEDEDEEEKEKKAEAAAMAKRKPYVMDPDHRLLLRNTKPLLQSRNAAVVMAVAQLYFHLAPKAEVGVIAKALVRLLRSHSEVQYVVLQNVATMTIKRRGMFEPYLKSFYIRSTDPTQIKILKLEVLTNLANETNISTILREFQTYIKSMDKDFVAATIQAIGRCATNIGEVRDTCLNGLVQLLSNRDELVVAESVVVIKKLLQMQPEKHSDIIKHMAKLTDNIQVPMARASILWLIGEYCEHVPKIAPDVLRKMAKSFTNEEDIVKLQILNLAAKLYLTNSKQTKLLTQYVLNLAKYDQNYDIRDRARFIRQLIVPTEKSGALSKYAKKLFLALKPAPVLESPFKDRDHFQLGSLSHLLNAKAGGYQELPDWPEAAPDPSVRNVEVKESVFTLLERVTTLTSVPEWTKCSSREKRKEKKVEKPFYSDSEGESGPTESADSESYSSSGSESGSRSGESGSGSESEESEEASESEEEEDNKEKKKKIEFKKPVQESESEEEERTRVRKSKQRKSDSESESDEDDESDSESSQSESEDSESEVEARKKKKTAESKAPPKPVKKDSKKEMSLLDLDDFEPAPSPQVTPVSSFLSNSLVTDLEGLSLSDSVLSPMAISPCSAQKSYELLHRITGEGLSVEYCFSRQPFGADANMVAVQMQFSNSATADAKNLHIEDVKLQSGMRVKEFPEIDLLPPGESATAVMGIDFCDSTQAANFQLCTHTRKFFVSIQPPIGELMKPVFMTENEFKKEQGQLMGMNEITEKLTLDGKCRNEHTIVQRVTAAANLSRVPCGSDKECRFAGRAVTSGSLVLVTVATKEEGGAQLTVNCEKMVIGTMLVKDILLALTQ
- the LOC131130800 gene encoding AP-3 complex subunit beta-2 isoform X8, translated to MSASSAFNDEKGGSSSVGEPEYGHDPASGGIFSSDYKRHDDLKEMLDSNKDSLKLEAMKRIVAMIARGKNASDLFPAVVKNVACKNIEVKKLVYVYLVRYAEEQQDLALLSISTFQRGLKDPNQLIRASALRVLSSIRVTIIVPIMMLAIKEAASDMSPYVRKTAAHAIPKLYSLDPEQKDQLIEVIEKLLADKTTLVAGSVVMAFEEVCPERIDLIHKNYRKLCNLLIDVEEWGQVVIINMLTRYARTQFLNPNINESLLEEGGEKTFYGSDDDEDEDEEEKEKKAEAAAMAKRKPYVMDPDHRLLLRNTKPLLQSRNAAVVMAVAQLYFHLAPKAEVGVIAKALVRLLRSHSEVQYVVLQNVATMTIKRRGMFEPYLKSFYIRSTDPTQIKILKLEVLTNLANETNISTILREFQTYIKSMDKDFVAATIQAIGRCATNIGEVRDTCLNGLVQLLSNRDELVVAESVVVIKKLLQMQPEKHSDIIKHMAKLTDNIQVPMARASILWLIGEYCEHVPKIAPDVLRKMAKSFTNEEDIVKLQILNLAAKLYLTNSKQTKLLTQYVLNLAKYDQNYDIRDRARFIRQLIVPTEKSGALSKYAKKLFLALKPAPVLESPFKDRDHFQLGSLSHLLNAKAGGYQELPDWPEAAPDPSVRNVEVPEWTKCSSREKRKEKKVEKPFYSDSEGESGPTESADSESYSSSGSESGSRSGESGSGSESEESEEASESEEEEDNKEKKKKIEFKKPVQESESEEEERTRVRKSKQRKSDSESESDEDDESDSESSQSESEDSESEVEARKKKKTAESKAPPKPVKKDSKKEMSLLDLDDFEPAPSPQVTPVSSFLSNSLVTDLEGLSLSDSVLSPMAISPCSAQKSYELLHRITGEGLSVEYCFSRQPFGADANMVAVQMQFSNSATADAKNLHIEDVKLQSGMRVKEFPEIDLLPPGESATAVMGIDFCDSTQAANFQLCTHTRKFFVSIQPPIGELMKPVFMTENEFKKEQETLLQRLGQLMGMNEITEKLTLDGKCRNEHTIVQRVTAAANLSRVPCGSDKECRFAGRAVTSGSLVLVTVATKEEGGAQLTVNCEKMVIGTMLVKDILLALTQ
- the LOC131130800 gene encoding AP-3 complex subunit beta-2 isoform X2; amino-acid sequence: MTAMQKLLQLPVNAVNMVKTVQSQVQGLEEDKSPVLTPDGGQQAWYSALRPDELRHLRSGGIAGSGGGDGGRDQEERAPLEDGGGSSGSSQPLRHDDLKEMLDSNKDSLKLEAMKRIVAMIARGKNASDLFPAVVKNVACKNIEVKKLVYVYLVRYAEEQQDLALLSISTFQRGLKDPNQLIRASALRVLSSIRVTIIVPIMMLAIKEAASDMSPYVRKTAAHAIPKLYSLDPEQKDQLIEVIEKLLADKTTLVAGSVVMAFEEVCPERIDLIHKNYRKLCNLLIDVEEWGQVVIINMLTRYARTQFLNPNINESLLEEGGEKTFYGSDDDEDEDEEEKEKKAEAAAMAKRKPYVMDPDHRLLLRNTKPLLQSRNAAVVMAVAQLYFHLAPKAEVGVIAKALVRLLRSHSEVQYVVLQNVATMTIKRRGMFEPYLKSFYIRSTDPTQIKILKLEVLTNLANETNISTILREFQTYIKSMDKDFVAATIQAIGRCATNIGEVRDTCLNGLVQLLSNRDELVVAESVVVIKKLLQMQPEKHSDIIKHMAKLTDNIQVPMARASILWLIGEYCEHVPKIAPDVLRKMAKSFTNEEDIVKLQILNLAAKLYLTNSKQTKLLTQYVLNLAKYDQNYDIRDRARFIRQLIVPTEKSGALSKYAKKLFLALKPAPVLESPFKDRDHFQLGSLSHLLNAKAGGYQELPDWPEAAPDPSVRNVEVFTLLERVTTLTSVPEWTKCSSREKRKEKKVEKPFYSDSEGESGPTESADSESYSSSGSESGSRSGESGSGSESEESEEASESEEEEDNKEKKKKIEFKKPVQESESEEEERTRVRKSKQRKSDSESESDEDDESDSESSQSESEDSESEVEARKKKKTAESKAPPKPVKKDSKKEMSLLDLDDFEPAPSPQVTPVSSFLSNSLVTDLEGLSLSDSVLSPMAISPCSAQKSYELLHRITGEGLSVEYCFSRQPFGADANMVAVQMQFSNSATADAKNLHIEDVKLQSGMRVKEFPEIDLLPPGESATAVMGIDFCDSTQAANFQLCTHTRKFFVSIQPPIGELMKPVFMTENEFKKEQETLLQRLGQLMGMNEITEKLTLDGKCRNEHTIVQRVTAAANLSRVPCGSDKECRFAGRAVTSGSLVLVTVATKEEGGAQLTVNCEKMVIGTMLVKDILLALTQ